From Prinia subflava isolate CZ2003 ecotype Zambia chromosome 32, Cam_Psub_1.2, whole genome shotgun sequence:
AACTCCCACCCGCTCTCTGGGTTTGATTCTAACTCTGAGCAATGCTAACGGCAATGCCTGTGGCCACTGTATTTTTGCCTCTTGGcaaattttcttaatttgtcCTTTGATTGTTTGATTCATCTGCTCTACCTGGCCACTAGATTGAGGTGGCCATGGGGTGTGTAGGTTCCAGGATATGTTTAGTACCCTGGCCACTTCTTGTACAATTCCTGTTATAAAATGTGGGCCTCTATCTGATGACAGTCCTAACGGCACCCCGAATCTTGGAATGATTTCCCTCAACAGTGTTTTGACCACTTCTTTTGCTTGATTTGTTCGGCAAGGGAAGGCTTCAGGCCAGCCTGAAAAGGTGCATACATACACTAAAAGATATTTGTAATTCTGCGCTTTTGGTAACTCTGAAAAATCCACTTGCCAGTAATCTCCTGGTTCTGGTCCCATCTGCAATTTCCCTAGCTGAATCTGTTTTCTAACTATTGGGTTATTCTTTAAACAAATTGGACACATGCCATTTACCCGTTTTGCCAATGTTAACATCTGGTTAGAAATCACTTCTCCTTTTAGAAATTTTACCAATGCTTCCGCTCCCCAGTGGCATTTATGATGTTCTGTTTCCAGGATTGCCTTCATGATTCTGGCAGGCACTACAACTTGTCCCGTTCCTGTTACAGACCATCCGGTTGCATTTCTTTGGGCTAGCAGCAATGATGCCAGTTTTTCATCGTCTGGAGAGTACTTTGGTTCCTGCAATAGATGTGGGGTTACTGGGCTCACCTTAGTTGGTATCAGGGCCATCTGAGTCCATACTTGTCTGGCTACATCTCGGGCTGTCCAGTCTGCCATCCGGTTCCCTTCgtaaatttttccttcttccttctgatGTCCTCTAACATGCATCACCGCCACCTTCACAGGTTGGTGGACTGCATCCAGTAGAGcaagaatttcagttttatatttgATAGTAACTCCCTGAGAGTTCAACAACCCTCGTTCTTTCCACAAAGCTCCATGAATGTGGACGACTCTGAAGGCACATTTGGAATCAGTCCAAACGTtcacttttttctccttgcttaATTCTAAAGCTCTTGTTAATGCAATAATTTCTGCTCGTTGGGCTGAGGTTCCGGGAGTCAAGGCTTTTGCCTCTACCACGGTTTTTACTGTTGTTACAGCATACCCTGCATACCTGGTTCCGTTCTCCACAAAACTGGATCCATCAGTAAACAATTCCCAGTCCGGGTCCTCCATTGGGGTGTCCTTTAAATCGATTCTGCTAGCATGCACCTGCTCAATCCCTTCCATGCAATCATGTGCCAGTTCTCCTTCTTCCTGCTCACTGCGGAGAAATTCTGCTGGGTTAACATGATCAGTCATTTTCAGCTCCACATCGTCCTGTTCTCTCAGGATGGCTTGGTATTGCAGCATCCTGCTGGACGAAAGCCAGTgaccccccttttgttccagaaCTGCCAGTACCATGTGAGGCACAAATACCTCTATTTTCCTCCCCAAAGTCAATTTTCTGGCCTCCTGGATGAGGATCACTGTGGCCGTAACTGCCCGCAAGCATGACGGCCATCCAGCACTAACTGGGTCCAGTTGCTTCGAGAAATACCCCACCGGGCGTTTCCAGGATCCGAGTCTCTGAGCCAGCACCCCAAGTGctaatttttgcctttcattcACATATAACTGAAAATCTTTGTTGAGATCTGGGAGGCCTAACGCAGGGGCTTCTTTCAAGGCCTGTTTTAAGTcttcaaaagccttttttctttgtcGGTCCCAGTGTAGCTGCGGTTCTTTCAGGGCCTCATATAAGGGCTTAGCTAAGAGCCCAAAATTCAAAATCCACAGCCTGCACCATCCTACCATTCCTAAAAAGGACCTCAGTTCGTGGTGGTTCCTCGGCTGGGGTATAGCACAGAGAGCTTCTACTCGATTGATTCCTAATTTTCTCTGACCCTGTGtaatttcacatcccaggtaaataaCACTTTGTTTCACCAGCTGGGCCTTCTCCTTTGATACCCGGTAGCCAGCTTGGCCTAGCATGTTCAACAGTGCAATTGTCAACCGGAGGcaaatttcttgttcttctgttGCTAGAAAGATATCATCCACATACTGCAATACTACATAAGAGAAAGGAGATTCTCTTACCTCCGTTGTCTTCTATACTTCCAATTCCTTTGCCAGCTGATTTCCAAATATCGTAGGACTGTTTTTGAAACCTTGAGGCAGCCGAGACCAGGTGAGCTGTCTCTTTCTTCCAGTGTCGGGACTCTCCCATTCgaatgcaaaatgttttctgctttccaatGCCAGAGGGATGCAGAAGAATGCATCTTTGAGATCAATCacagaaaaccatttaaatC
This genomic window contains:
- the LOC134562979 gene encoding uncharacterized protein LOC134562979 isoform X1 encodes the protein MLGQAGYRVSKEKAQLVKQSVIYLGCEITQGQRKLGINRVEALCAIPQPRNHHELRSFLGMVGWCRLWILNFGLLAKPLYEALKEPQLHWDRQRKKAFEDLKQALKEAPALGLPDLNKDFQLYVNERQKLALGVLAQRLGSWKRPVGYFSKQLDPVSAGWPSCLRAVTATVILIQEARKLTLGRKIEVFVPHMVLAVLEQKGGHWLSSSRMLQYQAILREQDDVELKMTDHVNPAEFLRSEQEEGELAHDCMEGIEQVHASRIDLKDTPMEDPDWELFTDGSSFVENGTRYAGYAVTTVKTVVEAKALTPGTSAQRAEIIALTRALELSKEKKVNVWTDSKCAFRVVHIHGALWKERGLLNSQGVTIKYKTEILALLDAVHQPVKVAVMHVRGHQKEEGKIYEGNRMADWTARDVARQVWTQMALIPTKVSPVTPHLLQEPKYSPDDEKLASLLLAQRNATGWSVTGTGQVVVPARIMKAILETEHHKCHWGAEALVKFLKGEVISNQMLTLAKRVNGMCPICLKNNPIVRKQIQLGKLQMGPEPGDYWQVDFSELPKAQNYKYLLVYVCTFSGWPEAFPCRTNQAKEVVKTLLREIIPRFGVPLGLSSDRGPHFITGIVQEVARVLNISWNLHTPWPPQSSGQVEQMNQTIKGQIKKICQEAKIQWPQALPLALLRVRIKPRERVGVRTYEILYRKP
- the LOC134562979 gene encoding uncharacterized protein LOC134562979 isoform X2, with the translated sequence MLGQAGYRVSKEKAQLVKQSVIYLGCEITQGQRKLGINRVEALCAIPQPRNHHELRSFLGMVGWCRLWILNFGLLAKPLYEALKEPQLHWDRQRKKAFEDLKQALKEAPALGLPDLNKDFQLYVNERQKLALGVLAQRLGSWKRPVGYFSKQLDPVSAGWPSCLRAVTATVILIQEARKLTLGRKIEVFVPHMVLAVLEQKGGHWLSSSRMLQYQAILREQDDVELKMTDHVNPAEFLRSEQEEGELAHDCMEGIEQVHASRIDLKDTPMEDPDWELFTDGSSFVENGTRYAGYAVTTVKTVVEAKALTPGTSAQRAEIIALTRALELSKEKKVNVWTDSKCAFRVVHIHGALWKERGLLNSQGVTIKYKTEILALLDAVHQPVKVAVMHVRGHQKEEGKIYEGNRMADWTARDVARQVWTQMALIPTKESSRKKQNVPEE